Below is a genomic region from Actinoallomurus bryophytorum.
CAAGCGCGAGGAGGCGCTCCTCGCCAAGGAGCGCGTGGTCAGCGGGCCCGCCTAGCGCTCCCGGCCGGCACGGTCGTGGGTACGGGCTCGGGCTCCGGGTCGTCGGCCGACGCGGTCTCGGGCACCGAGTCGGCCTCGGGCAGCCCGGTGTGCGGGTCGACCGGCGGCGCGCTCGCGGGCAGGAACACCCACTTTTTGTACGCCCAGAAGCGGAACAGCGTCGCCGCGGCGGTGCCGACGACCTCCGCGGCGTTGTAGGCGATGCCGTTCTTCAGGCCGAGGATGTAGTGCGTGACGGCGATGAACACCCAGGTGATCACCAGGGCGACGCCGTTGAGGATGAAGAACAGCACGTACTCGCGGCCGAGCCCGCTGGTGTCGCGGTGCCGGAACGTCCAGTAGCGGTTCGCGAAGTAGGAGAAGGTCGTCGCGACCACGGTGCCGACGCCGAAGGCCTTCAGGGGCCCCATCCCGAGGACGAGGTGCAGCGTGTCGGCGATCCCGATGGTGATGACGAAGTTGAGTACGCCGATCACGCCGAACTTTGCCACCTCTTGGGCGAGGTGGGCGAACCGTCGGTACAGATCCACGGCGATTCTCACGAAGGGAGACCTTTCGTTCGCGGTCGCGGTTGATCGCGCATCATCGGCAGGCCCGCAACTCTCCATACCCCCGGCACGACGAGGATAGACGGGGTTCGTGGCAGCATGTGCCTGTGGTCCCTGATTCTGACAGCCGCCGATCGCGGATGTCCGAAGTATGACGGGATCCAGCTCATGTCTCTCCGACCGAGGTGATCATGGACTACCGGCTCGACGATGAGCACGAGGCCCTGCGTAAGACCGTCGAGGAGTTCGCTCGCGACGTCGTCGCTCCACAGGCCGAACGACTGGACGCGGACGAGGAGTTCCCGTACGACATCGTCCGCCAGATGGGCGATATGGGGCTTTTCGGCCTTCCGTTCCCCGAGGAGTACGGGGGCATGGGCGGCGACTACTTCGCCCTCTGCCTGGCACTGGAGGAGCTGGCACGGGTCGACTCCTCCGTCGCGATCACCCTTGAGGCCGCGGTGTCGCTCGGCGCGATGCCGATCTACCGGTTCGGCACCGAGGAGCAGAAGCGGGCCTGGCTGCCCGACCTGCTGGCCGGCCGCACACTCGGCGCCTTCGGCCTGACCGAGCCGGGCGGCGGCACCGACGCGGGCGCCACCCGTACGACCGCCAAGCTCGTCGACGGCCAGTGGGTGATCAACGGCACCAAGTGCTTCATCACCAACTCCGGCACCGACATCACCCGCCTGGTCACGGTCACCGCCGTCACGGGGGAGTCGGAGGGCGGAAAGCGCGAGATCTCCTCGATCATCGTCCCGACGCCGAACGAGGGCCTCAACGTCGCACCGAAGTACTCCAAGGTCGGCTGGCACGCCTCCGACACGCGGGAACTCTCCTTCAGCGACTGCCACGTACCGGCCGAGAACCTCCTCGGCGAACGCGGCCGTGGCTACGCCGGCTTCCTGTCGATCCTCGACGAGGGCCGCATCGCGATCTCCGCACTGGCCACCGGCCTCGCCCAGGCGTGCCTTGACGAGTCGGTCAAGTACGCCAAGGAGCGCACCGCCTTCGGCCAGCCGATCGGCAAGAACCAGGCCATCGCCTTCAAGATCGCCGACATGGAGGTGCGCACCCACACGGCACGGCTCGCGTGGTACCGCGCCGCGGAGCGGATGATGCGCGGCGAGCCGTTCAAGAAGGAGGCCGCCATCGCCAAGCTGCACTCCTCAGAGATCGCCGTGACGAACGCGCGCGAGGCGACGCAGATCCACGGCGGCTACGGGTTCATGAACGAATACCCCGTGGCCCGCCACTGGAGGGACTCGAAGATCCTGGAGATCGGCGAGGGAACCTCCGAGGTCCAGCGCATGCTCATCGCACGCGAGCTGGGACTTTAGAGGCGGATTTTCCGAGGCCACAGGTGGGCGCGACGCCCGAAGGGCGTCGCGCCACCGCGCTATGCCGAAGGCACGATGATCTGCGGAATCGCGGATCAGGAGCTTGTGATCTACCGGCATCTCTGGCACCCCCGTCGCAAGGCATGCACGGCCTGCGAGGAGTTCGCCGAGACGGTGGACGGCCGGTGGCCGCTCAAGGAACGCGCAGAGTGAGGGGCAGGTCCACGACGCCCACAGGATCCGGCCCCTGCGGGCGCTCCGCCGAACACCGGCCGCCGAAGACCGGCCGAGGCCCGAAAGGCGGCCTAGCAGGGACGGTAGGCTGCGTGCGTGACGGACAGGCAAGGTATTCCGGCCGTCGGCATGGTGGGTGGTGGGCAACTCGCCCGCATGACCCAGCAGGCGGCGATCAGTCTCGGTGTGACGCTGCGCGTCCTCAGCGACAGCATGCACGCGTCCGCCGCGCGGGTGGTCTCCGACGTCCGCGTCGGTGATCACGAGTCGCTCGACGATCTGCGTACGTTCGCCAAGGACAGCGACGTGGTGACGTTCGACCACGAGCACGTCCCGGGTGAGCACATCAGGGCGCTGGAGGAGGCCGGCACACCGTGCCGGCCCGGATCCGCCGCGCTGCTGCACGCGCAGGACAAACGGGTGATGCGTGAGCGGCTCAGCGGGCTCGGTGTGCCGGTGCCGCGGTTCGCGCCGGTCGCGACGGCGGCCGACGTCGAGGCGTTCGGGGCCTGGCCCGTCGTGCTGAAGGCCGTACGCGGCGGCTACGACGGCAAGGGCGTCTGGGTCTGCGAAAACCCGGCAGAGGCGCGGGCCGTGGTCGAGCGCGCCACCGGCGAGGGGATCGCCCTGCTGGCCGAGGAGCACGTGCCGTTCCGCCGTGAGCTGGCCGCTCTGGTGGCCCGGTCGCCGTACGGCCAGGGCGCCGCCTACCCGATCGTGGAGACGGTGCAGCGCGACGGCATCTGCCACGAGGTGATCGCGCCGGCGCCCGGCCTGCATCCGGACCGGGCCGAGGAGGCCCAGCGGCTGGCGCTCGACATCGCCGCGAGGCTCGGCGTGACCGGCCTGCTCGCCGTCGAGCTGTTCGAGACCGACGAAGGCGTGCTCGTCAACGAGCTGGCCATGCGGCCGCACAACTCCGGGCACTGGACGATCGAGGGTTCGCGCACCTCGCAGTTCGAGCAGCATCTGCGCGCGGTCCTCGACCTGCCGCTCGGCGACACCCGGCCCACCGCTCCGTACGCCGTGATGGCCAACGTCCTCGGCGGCGACGAGACGGACATCTACCCGCGCTACATCCACGTCATGGCGCACGACCCCGGTGTGAAGGTGCACTTCTACGGCAAGGAGGTCCGCCCGGGGCGCAAGATCGGCCACGTCACCGCGCTCGGCGACGACCTCGACGACGTACGCGAGCGCGCCCGGCACGCCGCCGACTACCTGCGGAACGGACCCCGATGAGCGTCGGTGTGGTGATGGGCAGCGACTCGGACTGGCCGGTGATGAAGGCCGCCGCCGAGGCGCTGGATGAGTTCGACGTGCCGTACGAGGCCGATGTGGTCTCGGCGCACCGGATGCCGCACGACATGATCGAGTACGGCTCCGAGGCGGCCTCCCGCGGGCTTCAGGTGATCATCGCGGGCGCGGGCGGTGCGGCGCACCTGCCGGGCATGCTCGCCTCCGTCACGCCGCTGCCGGTGATCGGCGTTCCGGTGCCGCTGAAGTACCTCGACGGTATGGACTCCCTGCTCTCGATCGTGCAGATGCCGGCCGGAGTGCCGGTCGCGGCCGTCGCGGTGGGCAACGCGCGCAACGCCGGCCTGCTGGCCGTCCGCATCCTCGCGGCGTCCGACGCGGACCTGCGCGAGCGCATGGAGGAGTTCCAGCGCGACCTGCACGACCAGGCCAAGGCCAAGGGCGAGCGGCTGCGACGCGCGTCAGCGGGGTAGGCGGAGGCGCGCCCACTCGATCGCGGGGCAGCGGTTCATCACGACGTCGAGTCCGGCGTCGGCGGCGCGCTTCGCGGCGTCCTCGTCGACCACCTCGAGCGGCAGCCACACGGCCCTGACGTCGCCGGGCCCGCGCGGCCCGTACGTGCCGAACAGCTCGATCGCCTCGTCCACGGCGCCGCCCGCGTGTGCGGCGCGGCGGTAGACGCCGACGACGTCGACGACCGGCGGCACCTCGGCGACGGATGCGAAGCCGGGTTCGCCGAGCACGGTCTCGGCGGCGGGGTGGACCGGCACGATCGTCTTCCCGCGCGACCGGAGCAGCTCCGCCATGTCGTACGCGGTCCGCTCGCGGTTGTCGCGCAGGCCGACGAACGCCCACGTCTTGGAGTCGGTCAGGATGCGCCGGATGACGGCCTCGTCGGCGTAACGGTCGCTCATGACCACCTCAACCATCCCGGCGCGCGTGGCCTTCCCGTCAGGCGGGTGCCCGGCCGGCGTCGACGAGGATCCGGCGGATCGTGGTCCCCGACAGGTCGGACTTGCGGACGAACGCCACGGCGCCCGGCACCGGAAGGTCGATGTAGTCGTCCAGGGTGTAGGTGGAGATCAGGATCAGGATCGGTGGCGCGTCCACGCCGGCGATCGAGTCGACCAGGTCGAAGCCGCTCTCGTCGCCGAGATTGACGTCGATGAGCATGACATCGGGCCGCGCGGCGGTCATCAGACGAAGGGCGCCCGCGGTGTTCGTGGCCACCCCGACGACGTTGATGTGCTCGCGTTCAAGCAGAATGCGAGCGACGTCGAGGAAGCCGTCATCGTCGTCGACGATCAGGCACCGAACACCCATATCACCAACAGTACGCGCGGTTTTCCGCCCTTCCTGGTAACCCGAATACGCAGGTACGGCTGGCAGGGGGCGGTGAACGGGTGCTGCCCGTGCAGACAGCGCGCCCGGCCGCCTCCAATAGTGGAACGAGGGTTCCACCGGCGGCTAGGAGAAGGGGCATCATGGGCTGGACTCGATGCGCCACCGTTGCCCGTGCCACCGTACGTTCTCGGCCGTACCGCGGCGATGCCGCCGGACCGCCGGCCACCCGGCAGCCGTCCCCGGCCGTGCCCGCCCTCTGTTAGGACGAGGGTGAACTCCGTACCCGGCTCTCCGAGCGATCCGTCGGTCCACCCGTGCGCCGAGGGTGGCGTGCTTCCCCCGACCACCGTCTACCTGGCGATCTGCCTGCCGCCCGGCACGATGCCCGGCGGGTTGGCCGAGATCCAGCTCGCGATCGCCGATGCCGCGCGGAAGGTGACCGAGGCCGGGCATCCGGTCCGCTACCTGAACGGCATGTACATGCCCGCCCAGACGCGCCTGCTGTGCGTCTTCGCCGCCGAGAGCGAGGAGGCGGCACACGCCACCGTCGACCTCGTACGGCTGCCGTACGTCCAGATGAGGGCCATCACGGACCAGTGGGACCAGGGCCCGGCCCCCGCCGACTGAGAGCCATGGAGGGCTCCCGGGCGGGAACCGGGCGGATCCTCAGGGCCGGCCCAGGGCGCGGTAGTGCCAGCCGGCGGAACGCCACCGCTCGGGGTCGAGCGCGTTGCGGCCGTCGACCATGTTGCGTTCGGCCACGACCGCGCCGAGCTCGTCCGGGTCCAGCTCGCGGAACTCCCGCCACTCGGTGAGGAGCAGCACGACGTGCGCGTCGGCGGCGGCGTCCTTCGCCG
It encodes:
- a CDS encoding GtrA family protein, encoding MRIAVDLYRRFAHLAQEVAKFGVIGVLNFVITIGIADTLHLVLGMGPLKAFGVGTVVATTFSYFANRYWTFRHRDTSGLGREYVLFFILNGVALVITWVFIAVTHYILGLKNGIAYNAAEVVGTAAATLFRFWAYKKWVFLPASAPPVDPHTGLPEADSVPETASADDPEPEPVPTTVPAGSARRAR
- a CDS encoding acyl-CoA dehydrogenase family protein, giving the protein MDYRLDDEHEALRKTVEEFARDVVAPQAERLDADEEFPYDIVRQMGDMGLFGLPFPEEYGGMGGDYFALCLALEELARVDSSVAITLEAAVSLGAMPIYRFGTEEQKRAWLPDLLAGRTLGAFGLTEPGGGTDAGATRTTAKLVDGQWVINGTKCFITNSGTDITRLVTVTAVTGESEGGKREISSIIVPTPNEGLNVAPKYSKVGWHASDTRELSFSDCHVPAENLLGERGRGYAGFLSILDEGRIAISALATGLAQACLDESVKYAKERTAFGQPIGKNQAIAFKIADMEVRTHTARLAWYRAAERMMRGEPFKKEAAIAKLHSSEIAVTNAREATQIHGGYGFMNEYPVARHWRDSKILEIGEGTSEVQRMLIARELGL
- a CDS encoding 5-(carboxyamino)imidazole ribonucleotide synthase: MVGGGQLARMTQQAAISLGVTLRVLSDSMHASAARVVSDVRVGDHESLDDLRTFAKDSDVVTFDHEHVPGEHIRALEEAGTPCRPGSAALLHAQDKRVMRERLSGLGVPVPRFAPVATAADVEAFGAWPVVLKAVRGGYDGKGVWVCENPAEARAVVERATGEGIALLAEEHVPFRRELAALVARSPYGQGAAYPIVETVQRDGICHEVIAPAPGLHPDRAEEAQRLALDIAARLGVTGLLAVELFETDEGVLVNELAMRPHNSGHWTIEGSRTSQFEQHLRAVLDLPLGDTRPTAPYAVMANVLGGDETDIYPRYIHVMAHDPGVKVHFYGKEVRPGRKIGHVTALGDDLDDVRERARHAADYLRNGPR
- the purE gene encoding 5-(carboxyamino)imidazole ribonucleotide mutase — encoded protein: MSVGVVMGSDSDWPVMKAAAEALDEFDVPYEADVVSAHRMPHDMIEYGSEAASRGLQVIIAGAGGAAHLPGMLASVTPLPVIGVPVPLKYLDGMDSLLSIVQMPAGVPVAAVAVGNARNAGLLAVRILAASDADLRERMEEFQRDLHDQAKAKGERLRRASAG
- a CDS encoding CoA-binding protein; this translates as MSDRYADEAVIRRILTDSKTWAFVGLRDNRERTAYDMAELLRSRGKTIVPVHPAAETVLGEPGFASVAEVPPVVDVVGVYRRAAHAGGAVDEAIELFGTYGPRGPGDVRAVWLPLEVVDEDAAKRAADAGLDVVMNRCPAIEWARLRLPR
- a CDS encoding LytR/AlgR family response regulator transcription factor; this encodes MGVRCLIVDDDDGFLDVARILLEREHINVVGVATNTAGALRLMTAARPDVMLIDVNLGDESGFDLVDSIAGVDAPPILILISTYTLDDYIDLPVPGAVAFVRKSDLSGTTIRRILVDAGRAPA